One Methanobacterium sp. genomic window, ACCCACAATTATAGAACAATGTAATTATTCTATAATTGTCCTCGTTTTCAAGTGATAGTCTTTAATGAAATTCATGATTTTCTCCATATAAATGGAGATCCCGCCACATATAAGTACTAATCTCCTTTGGAAGGGGGATTTCGAGATTTATACTTCTCCAGGAGATAATTAAGAGACTTATACAAAAAGTGATTTTATTACAGGTACCCACCTACTCTGTAATATTAGGATAATGTTGATCTTATTATTATCACATCCTTTTTTTAGCTGCATATAATTTTAAGGTTTTATTATCCTATTAACGAGCTCAGGAGAATTAATTGGTAATAATGGGTTTTCTCTGGATTATTTGTTATTAAATCTTAATTAAGGTTTCACTCTTGAGACACTTTCAGAGTTTTAAATGATGTTTACTCCTTCATCCGCTGTTTAATATTAAGTGCGCAATATTTAAGTAATTATTCCAGATTTATACCCAAATCTTTACCAAATTGAAGAGTAATATGTTATAAATAAGAGTTGTGGATGGAAATAAAAATAATCTACGTCCTCTGCCATCTTAATTTTAATATTAATATATTTTAAATCTAAATAAGCTTATTGTGCCCATTAAACTTTTATATTTTTCCTTTTGGAGTTATAAATTAAATATAAATAAATCATTTTTTCATATTTTAAAGATTAAACGCTTTTTCGTGTTTAATGTATTTTAATTTATTAAATTAAACATTCGCCTGATAAATTGAGATTTTATTCAAAAATAATGAATTTTAGGATGTTTAGGGTCAAATTTGGGAAAACTTTCTTATATGCTCTTCTTTTTAGTATGATGTAGTTAAATTAAAGAAAATTAATCAAATCGGGATGAAATTATGTCTAATATAAATAAAATTATAAAAGAAAAATCATGGTTTTTGTTGCTATTTACAGTATTCATATTCTCATTTTTGCTGGATATGTATGTTTTGACTCACTACAACTTATCATACGGGCGTGATGGCCCATTTTATGATCTACAAGTCTTAAACATACTTAAAACAGGGTTTACTTCCAGTAACGATCCCCCATTTGCCTATTATATGCTAACACCGTTTGTAATGATAACTGGAAATTCATTTCTTGGCATAAAAATTGGCATGTCACTTATAGGATCTTTAATGGCATTCCCTGCATTTTTCCTTACAGAAATATTCAGCAAAAAACTAAATGTGGAATATAAGGTTCCAGCGTTTCTAAGTGCTTTTTTGATAACGGTAAATTCCTTTTACTTTGGCATGATCGGAGATTTTATGCAGAATCTTGTTGGCGTATTCCTCCTTCTGCTCTTATTGTATTTTGCAGTTAAATGGTTTGAAAATACAAAGGAATGGAATTTCCTTATTCGTTCTCATTGGGTGGATTGAGTTTCGATAATTCAAGATCTAAACCAAATAATAAGCCTGTTGGTTTCAATGATACAACTAAAAACAATATGACTCCACCATCTGACGTAGGGAATAGAAAAATGTTTAATAGATCAGGTTCGCTCCCTTCAGGGAATTTCATTCCACCAAACGGTAATAGGACGCCTGAAAATGTGTTTAACGGAAATATGCCATCTAATGCTGGTGGAAATGGCATGAAACAGGACTATTCTGGTTATGGAACTCTAATTTACAGTGGAAATTATGTAAAGGTTTATAAAATTTCTTAAACCTTTTTCTAATTTATAAAAAAAATTTGAAGAGTATTAGTCCCAGGTTATCCTTAATAGTATTAATAATGCGATAAACTGGATTATATTGACTGAAGAAAGCGGAGTTTGTGGCCTTCCAATCTCTAATCCTTGAGAAGTAATGTTAAAAACAACATTCAGGGCTAAAAATAATGTGGTTATCATATTTTGAAGTAGAAGAAGTGAAGTAAAGACTAAAAGGCCAGTTGTAAATTTAGATTTTATTTGTTTGTAATTTTTTAAATATATGGAGAGTAATGCAAGCAATAAACATATATTCGCAACTCCGATTATAATGGCTATGTATGTTCCTATATCTACAAAGTTCATTTCTGGCGGGTTTTGAAAACCATTTGGCCCAAAACTACTGCCTTCTGGTCTGTTGTTAGCCATGGGTGGTGCTGCTTCTAATATTCGTTGTATCATTTTTCCCCTCTACTAAATTTTCCTTATGTTTAATATTTACTTTTCCCCGATTTGTTCCCAAATCTTACTGAATACATCATAGTTTTCTTCCATATCACTGGAGAGAAAATACATCTTTCCGTATTTTCCTCCGGTAGATTTAATTAAATTGTTCTGTTCTAAAACTTTAATATGGTGTCTTATGGTCTTATAATCAAGATTTAATTCTTCAGAAAGCTGATTAGCATTATAAGGCCTTTCATGCAGCGCTTTTATAATTCTAGCACGGTTAATTCCGCCCTTCATGCCCGCTATTAACCACCATAATAGCTTTTTCATCAAATCACTATGTCCTGAATACTTTAAAGTATTAGAATTATTTTAGATTATCCTTTCAATTGGGACAACCAGTATATCTTTTGCACCTACTTTTTTAAGTTTATTTACAGTATTAAATACTTCATGTTCATCTACAACTGCGTGAACTGCCACAATTTCTTCATTTGATAAGACCTGAGAGACAGTAGGTCCTGTAAGTCCGGGCATCGCTTTTTTAACATCTTCCAGAGATACCTTGTCAACATTCATCATTACAAGCTTTTTACCTTCTGCATCAAGAACTCCTTTTATGCCAGTTCTTACAGCTTCGATTTTCTCGTTTTTTTCTTTAAAACTATCTTTATTTGCAATTAGCTTTATTGAACTTTCTAGAATGGTATCTATAATTTTAAGATGATTCATTTTTAATGTGGTGCCGGTACTTGTAAGATCGGTTATTATATCTGCAACACCGATAAATGGTGCAATTTCAGTTGACCCACTCAATTCAACTATTTTAACATCTAATCCCTTATTTTTGAAATATTTTTGTGTTAAATGCGGAAATTCTGTAGCTACAATAGCGCCATGGTCTATATCCAGAATATTATATATTCTGGAATCTTCAGGCACTGCGAGTACCAGTTTGGCTGTGCCGAAGTTCAGATCTTCAAGGATTTCAACATCAGCATCCTTTTCTTCAATTAAGTCCAGACCAGTCATTCCCAGATCTGCTGCACCATCTGCAACAAATTCAGGAATATCAGCAGCCCTTGTAAACATTACACTTATTTCTTCATCATAAGTCTCTGAAAAGAGCTTTCTGTTAGACATATCTTTAATTCCAATCCCTGCTTTTTCTAAAAGCTTTACTGCAGGGTCGCTTATCCTCCCTTTCGATGGAAGAGCTATTTTAAGCTGCATTTAAATCCTCCTAATTATACATATCAAAGTAATAATTCAAATTGATATTATTTTGATGAAATTAATATTATTAATAGAAATGGTTAGGTATTTATGTACTTCTGTTGGGTTTTAGATGAATTGATTTATTTGTTTATATTAAATTTTAAAAGTAACGCATGTATCTTAAATATCTTAAATTTATACAATATACTTAATTACATCTTTTAATTATATAATGGTGGTTCAATGGAAACAAAAAGCATTTTAATAAATAATATCACTCTTCTTGGAGATAAAATAAAAAAAGGTTCAGTACTGGTTGAAAACGATAAAATCATAGATATAAACGAAAAAACAGACAAAAAAGATGCCGATATAATTATAAACGGTGAAAAGAAAGTTCTCATGCCTGGAATTGTAAATACACATACTCATTTATCAATGTCACTTTTAAGGGGATTAGCAGATGATTTGCCTCTGGATACATGGCTTAATGATCATATCTGGCCGGTGGAAGCCAATTTAACGGGCGAATACTGCTACGCAGGTGCTCTGCTTGCATGCATTGAGATGATAAAATCTGGAACCACCACATTTAACGATATGTACTTTTTTATGGATGATGTGGCCAAAGCAGTCGATGAAGCGGGCTTAAGAGGAATGATCTGTCATGGAATGCTCGATCTTGGGGATGAAGAGAAAAGAAAGGCAGAGTTTAAGGAAACAAAGAGGATAATAGAGAAGTGCCATGACACTGCAGATGGCAGAATAAAAGTTGCATTTGGACCACATGCACCATATACCTGTTCAGAAGAACTTTTAAAGGGAGTAAAAGAAAAGGCAGGTAAACTGGGCCTCAAAATTCATATCCATGTCGGTGAAACTGAATTTGAGGTTCAACAGGTCACTGAAGCCCATGGAGCAAGACCTTTTGAATATCTTAACGAAATAGGATTTTTAGGAGAAGATGTGATAGCAGCACACGCAGTATGGCTTTCAGATGAAGAAATAGAAATAATAAAGGAAAACCAGGTAAGTTTATCCCATAATCCTGCAAGTAACATGAAATTAGCTTCAGGAATATCTCCTGTTTCTAAACTAATCGATGCAGGGGTAAATATGTCTTTAGGAACTGATGGTGCAGCATCGAATAATAATTTGGACATGGTTGAGGAAATGAAAATAGCAGCACTGCTTCAAAAAGTAAATAATATGGATTCTACAGTTCTTCCATCCGAAAAAGTCTTTGAAATGGCCACAATAGGTGGTGCAAGGGCTTTAGGCCTTCAAAATGAAATAGGAACCATTGAAGTTGGAAAAAAGGCAGATTTAGTACTTTTGGATATGAATACTCCTCATTTAACTCCGTTCAGACATCCAATGTCACAT contains:
- a CDS encoding glycosyltransferase family 39 protein; translation: MSNINKIIKEKSWFLLLFTVFIFSFLLDMYVLTHYNLSYGRDGPFYDLQVLNILKTGFTSSNDPPFAYYMLTPFVMITGNSFLGIKIGMSLIGSLMAFPAFFLTEIFSKKLNVEYKVPAFLSAFLITVNSFYFGMIGDFMQNLVGVFLLLLLLYFAVKWFENTKEWNFLIRSHWVD
- a CDS encoding winged helix-turn-helix domain-containing protein, with protein sequence MKKLLWWLIAGMKGGINRARIIKALHERPYNANQLSEELNLDYKTIRHHIKVLEQNNLIKSTGGKYGKMYFLSSDMEENYDVFSKIWEQIGEK
- the hisG gene encoding ATP phosphoribosyltransferase; protein product: MQLKIALPSKGRISDPAVKLLEKAGIGIKDMSNRKLFSETYDEEISVMFTRAADIPEFVADGAADLGMTGLDLIEEKDADVEILEDLNFGTAKLVLAVPEDSRIYNILDIDHGAIVATEFPHLTQKYFKNKGLDVKIVELSGSTEIAPFIGVADIITDLTSTGTTLKMNHLKIIDTILESSIKLIANKDSFKEKNEKIEAVRTGIKGVLDAEGKKLVMMNVDKVSLEDVKKAMPGLTGPTVSQVLSNEEIVAVHAVVDEHEVFNTVNKLKKVGAKDILVVPIERII
- a CDS encoding amidohydrolase family protein, with the protein product METKSILINNITLLGDKIKKGSVLVENDKIIDINEKTDKKDADIIINGEKKVLMPGIVNTHTHLSMSLLRGLADDLPLDTWLNDHIWPVEANLTGEYCYAGALLACIEMIKSGTTTFNDMYFFMDDVAKAVDEAGLRGMICHGMLDLGDEEKRKAEFKETKRIIEKCHDTADGRIKVAFGPHAPYTCSEELLKGVKEKAGKLGLKIHIHVGETEFEVQQVTEAHGARPFEYLNEIGFLGEDVIAAHAVWLSDEEIEIIKENQVSLSHNPASNMKLASGISPVSKLIDAGVNMSLGTDGAASNNNLDMVEEMKIAALLQKVNNMDSTVLPSEKVFEMATIGGARALGLQNEIGTIEVGKKADLVLLDMNTPHLTPFRHPMSHLVYAANGSDVDTVICNGEILMQDKELKVLNEAEVIKLAGDAAEELLSKS